The DNA window GGCATACCTCCCTGGGATTCATCCTTTCAAATCCTCGTTTCCCTCACATCCTTTCATGACAAGGCCCCCTTAAACCCGAAGCCTGAATTCTTAGCTGCCCAAAACACCTCATTCCCCTTTACCTGAAGGCAGGGACGGCTTCATCGCCAAACTCTCCCAGGAGGCAAGAGTGAAATATTTGGACTCCGTGCTCCCCGAGCTGCAAAGGAGAGGGCAAAAATGCCTTTCCGTCCTAAAGCAGTCCCAAAGTTCAGGGCCAACACTTACCGCGTGTTCCCAAGGCACTAAATGAACTCTGAGTTCCCACGAGGAGCGGCCGAGGTAAGTTCCGTGTTATTGCTCATCTTTCAGGTGGCacactaaggcacagagaggttgtcGCTTGTCTGAAGTCACCCAGCCAGGAAGCAGAGCAGCCTGGATTCAAACTGGGGTGTCGGATCCTGAGTCCGTGCTCTGCACCCCCCACACTGCCTGTGGGGCTGAGGGCGAGGGAGGAGCCCGCGCAGGGCTAAGGGCTGTTCCCTCCGGCCTGCCCCAGGTTGGCAGCAATGCCCACCCACTCTGGCAGGTAGGTCGCTTGTGGCCTGAAGATCATGCGGAAGGGGGAGCCGGGCAGGGTGAAGTTGGCCAGGTAGACGGTGTCCCCGCCCGTGAGGTAGGCGGCCCAGACCCCGAAGGTGCCCACGGTGATGATGGTGTGGTTGCACTGCACGAGCAGCGCAAAGTCCTTGGCAGGAGAGCCCTGACGGCCGTTGCCTGCGAATACCACGTCCCCGCGGGAGCTGTTGATGTTCTGCTGGCACCAGGCCATGTCGTCGCTGGTGACCACGAAGACCGGGCTGCGGTGGCGGGCCCGGAACCAGTCCAGGGCCTGCCGCAGGTAGCCCCTGTCGGCCAGCACGCCCTTCCACACCTGCGGCATGACGCGCACGTAGTCGCCCCGGCGCACGTGGACCCCCACGAAGGTGACCTGCTGGGCCCACTTGGCCTGCAGGGCTTGGAGAAA is part of the Equus quagga isolate Etosha38 unplaced genomic scaffold, UCLA_HA_Equagga_1.0 112762_RagTag, whole genome shotgun sequence genome and encodes:
- the LOC124232768 gene encoding galactoside 2-alpha-L-fucosyltransferase SEC1-like, with the protein product EFTLHDHVREEAQKFLQALQAKWAQQVTFVGVHVRRGDYVRVMPQVWKGVLADRGYLRQALDWFRARHRSPVFVVTSDDMAWCQQNINSSRGDVVFAGNGRQGSPAKDFALLVQCNHTIITVGTFGVWAAYLTGGDTVYLANFTLPGSPFRMIFRPQATYLPEWVGIAANLGQAGGNSP